The DNA sequence TTTCTTTTTCTGGTCCTGGTAAACGCTCAAATGATGggataaaatttattactactatttattattttatcctaaaaatatgttgttttgtgttaATTCCCTTTGTTTAGTAGGATGAGGATTCAAATTACTAAAGACAAGCACATAACTATTAATCTCTCACATAAAAATCATACACTCTACTTAATTTCGCATGTTTGACTGGCCAAATATCGATTAATAGATTAGATAGACAATGTAGCATTATATAGACATGTAACATGTTTATTGATTACGATACTGACACTGACACATTAATATTTCTTGATTTGGTTTTGATATTTGCATCTGCTGACATTCTTCCCTATGATCAGATGGCGGTGAAATTCTCTGTGTCCAGCAAGGAGATTCTATGGACTCGGCTCTAATTACATCTCTTTCAAGTTTTTTGAGTTAAAAAAAGCTCAAGCCAACGTATAGACAAAACCAATGCATACGGGACATATAGGGGTGATGcatcttagagcatccacaatagttAGACTAggccgatttttttttttttaaaattatttctaatttatatttacaattaattgcacttcatttttaaatatttgataaacaccaacaattaaaatgaattaatcataattttcagtttatttgCTGGGCTAGGGCATTGGTTAAGCTATTGTTAGGTTGTTGCTTGGCTAGGGCAGTAGCTAGTCTATGGGAAGGGCATGATGATGTGGCGGGAGGAGTTTTTGGTTGGGCTATTGTTAGTCCGTTgatattgtggatgctcttataggAGTGGACTAGCAACAAGCTAGCAATAGCCTAGTCCAGCCAAAAACTTCTCCTGCTACATCATCATACCCTTCCAACAGCTTAGCCAATGCCCTAGCCTAACAATAGCCCCGCTAATGTCCTAGACCAACGAATATAAATGACAAATTCGAAATTAAACTAGACAAAGTGGAGAAAGTTTAaacataattcaataaaataaaaacatactataattaaaaaaacgtctactacaattaaaaaaaaaagttccaTCTTCAAGCTTGAACATGTGCCTCGTCGGAGTCCTCTCcaccatccccggcaacgggcTCATCGTCGTCGACACTCATCCCCCTCCTCCCACTCTCAGTCCTCCTTCCCGCCGGCTGAGGAGTTAGTTCCCTGATCGGAGAAACACCCAACTCCTCCATCGAAAAAGTGTCTTCGCCGGTGTAGTCAGTGATCAGTGGGGTAGGATCATCCGCTCCATCAGTCAACCCATCTAAGCTGGGCCGATAGACATTGTCCCCAAACAGCGATTGAGGGGTTACCGGTGTACCGGCTCCGGCGTTGCCACCGCTGCCGTCCATGCCTCCACCATGCCGCCTATCCCGCCGAAACCCCAAGGGAACCCCCGAAGAACCCGAGAAATCCACCCATACCGCCACCCATGTTGTCACCCATACCGCCACTCATGTTGTCGCCCATGCCGCCACCTGGGTTCCCCCATCCGTATATCTCATGCCGCTGGCGTTTCCTCCTCGTCTGCTGCCGCTGGGGCACGGCGTTTGTGATTCGCCAGTGTTGGCGCTGTCGTGATTCATTTTATCTAGAGAGAATGAAAGAGGAGGAAAAGATACccgttaaaaaaataagtggtgtgaataaaatgaaatgtaaggAACTGTATATAAAGAGttgaaacaataaattaattataaaaatataagcgCAGCTCGTCCACGTTCGTGAGCTGGGGCATTTTTTTCATCCTCTAGGCTAGCCTATCGCAATAGCGGACTGGCCGAGCGCCTAGCCGCACGCCGGTTGCTAGGACGTCGGCTAGTCcactattgtggatgctcttaatgCCAAGAGCGGCGAGAAAAGTGTGGATATCAATGTTTTATATCATCTCATGGTCGATCTGAAATATTGGAAACAAAATTGCCTTCTAAGGATTTGTGCCAAGTTGGGAACTAGAAAAGAAAAGACTTATTTGCCGTAAATTAGAAGCTTGTGCCACGTTACTGGTTAGAGCTTTTCGtttattgtttaaaaatagtacttcctccgtcccacaaaagatatcacacttgtgggacggcacgggattttaggaggttttatattgtgtgttaaatggagagagaaaatataatttttatattcatgtgagagagaactttttccaaaaatggaaacgtgacatcttttgtgggacaaactaaaaaggaaagtgtgacatcttttgtgggacgaagggagtactagtttCTTATAAAGTTTGTATCAAACAAAACTGATTGGTTCGTATGTTTGAGAACCATGTTTTAGTGAATTCTTAGGGTCCTATAAATGACTGCTCAAATAGCCTATGTTTTGCGCTTGCTATCTTGCAGAAAGAGAATTTTAGTCGTCgtgtgtgtgtttatttttacttttttcaaaaaactACTGAATCTGAACGATGTGTGTGTTACTGCTGCCTGAAACACAAAACCAAACAACTGAGACAAGTAGAAATAATCTAACAAAAAGTGACAgaaaccccaaaaaaaagtcatcaattatcaaacaaaatggTAATGGAAGCCTCATGACATAGAAATACAACTATCAAGAAAACTGGGACAAAATAATCAGAATACCAAAACTAAATAGCTATGCAGAACTGGGAAGCACTAGACCAAAATAGCACAAGATGGATATAGTTCATTTTATACTTTCTAAGAGGGCCAAAAAAAGCATACCAACATAGTATCACAAGTAGCATGAAGATGACCACAAACCTAATCTGCATAAGTAACTGAAATGGAGCTTTCTTTGATTATGCACACTTAAGTTATGTTTCACTTTCTCAGCCTACAACTGCAAAGACCATGATAATTGAAGTAAACTGTGACTAAGAGTTATGGCAGCTATAGTATTAGTAGCAAAATTCAACACATCCCTTCTCATAACATGACAACTTCAAATAAATCCACCCCACCCCATATCTGCATATGAAATCGAATAAACAAGAAACAGTATCCCAATTCCAGATAGGTACATGAACAACTTTGATCAATGCTTTGATGCAGGTCAGACACTAAGGAACAAAGCCCAGCAACCAAAAGAGCTTCTTAGTCGTCGGATCATGGATATTATCTTTATATGACAAAATCAAGATATGTGATAAAAGATAATAGAAGGGAGTGAACAAAACAGTTCATAAAACAATCATATGAATCAAAATGAACAAGAATAGAACGACCCAACCGCACAATTCatggaaaaatagaaactgTATCAATGTGAGCTCTTCTTGCCATCTACATAGTAACTAAGATACCATTGaacaaacttcttcaatccaGTACGCAGATCCGTTGTAGGCTTATAGCCAAGCTCCGTCTCAGCCAAGCTTATGTTAGCATGTGTAAACGGCACATCACCATTCCTTGGCAACTTCATGACCAGCCTCTTTGCCTTCACCTTAAGCAACTTCTCCAAAATGCTCACAAGATCCCCCACAGGCACAGGAGACGTGTTCCCCAAATTATAAACGCGCAATTGAGCTTTCCCCTTCTTCTTGCCACCACTTCCAGTACTCTTCTCTGCGGTATCCAGAGCAGCTAAACACCCCTTCACTATATCGTCAATGTAGGTGAAATCCCTCGCCACAGTGCCATGATTAGTCGCCTCGAAGATCGGAATAGACTTCCCTTTCAAGATATCCTTGGTAAAGAAGAAGTAAGCCATGTCCGGCCTGCCCCAAGGCCCATAAACCGTGAAAAACCTCAACGCTGTCAGCGAAAGCCCATATATGTGGTTATACGTGTGTGCAATCTCCTCACCGGCCTTCTTAGTAGCTGCATACAAACTAGCAGGCTGATCAGTCCTATCCCTCTCGGAAAAGGGCACCTTTGTGTTCAGTCCATACACCGAACTACTCGATGCCCAAACTATAGCAGGCTGAGGATTCGCATTCTTGCAAAACTCGAGCATACTAACAAGGCCAGCAATGTTACTGTGCACATACGAGTTAGGATTCTTCATGGCAAAACGCACGCCAGCCTGCGCTGCCAGATGCATAACATGAGTAAATGGCACGATATCGAACAGCTTAGCTAACAATGCACCATCATTGATATCCCCCTCCACAATGTACACCCCACTGCGCTCCAGCATCGCCTGCCTCGCCCTCTTAAGCGAAGGATCATAATAACTATTGAAATTATCAAGCCCCAAAACGCCATCGCCTCGCCTCTTAAGGGCGGCCGAGACGTGAGTGCCTACAAAACCAGCAGCCCCTGTGACCAACACAGACATACCATGTTTCGACCTAGGTTTAGCAGACTGTCTAACCCTTTTCTCGAAACTAGGGCCTGCATATGAGCTAGTAAGGGACCTTCTAGAACGATCTGAGGGGGCGGGGTTCGATGAAGACGGTGATCTATAAAAGAATACGAACATCATCCCAATAAATACTAAAGACCAAAAAGCAAGCTTAGCTATTGAAGATTGCAGCCGCAGCCGATTGTAAGGAGGCTTCTCCATCTTGAATTTCCCAGGGGTTGATGGGCTCTCAATGTGCTTCATCTCTGACACTCTCCACTGaaaatttcttcaaaatattCTCACTTCGGAATTCACCACTTCTTTTGCCGCCCTAATCTACAGAATTCCCCCAAATAAATTAACCGGGGGCGATGAAAATTCGATCTTTTGCTTCTTCCCCCCACTCTCTCCGATGAATGTGGTAACAGAGATTTGGgggaaaaagaagaatcaaCTAGGGTTTCTGTAAATTAGGAGCAATAGGGTGTTAGTGATGTGGAATCAGATTTGTTGAAGAGATATGGGTACTCTTCGAAGATCTTTTCTGGGTTtattaaatgaagaaaagaaaatttggatttttataGAGAGAAAGATATGTGAGTGTGTTGAAAGATAAGAATACTGGGATTTGCAGTAGGGGGAATGATTTGGCTTCAGATTCAGTGTTTAGTTAGAGTGgactaataatttaattaatgggTTAATTAATCATGATTAGTAAAGTTAATGCATTTTGGACTATGGTATCTATCCCATTCAATGAATGAATCCTTAATTGATGTTTCTttcaaattcgaaaaaaacttctaattagggttttgctgttttacatttatcaagtctaataattgagattttgttatttttaaaaaaataattaagattaCGTGGTAGATTACGAATGTTTTAATCGGATGCTAAGTATTTGAAATCTCAATCTATGAAAGGAagattttttatgtaaataaagtactacctctgtcctgaaaatttgatacagtttactataTCATATTTCAGTCcgttcctgaaaatttgatatacttcatttttaccatttttggtagtggaccccatattccactaactcattcctactcacattttattataaaactaatactttaaaagtaggatccacatcccaccaactttttcaactcactttccattacatttcttaaaactcgtgtcgggtcaaagtgtagcaaattttgggggacgaaGGTAGTACTTATTAAGAGCGTCCACAGTCAATATATACGTACTCCTTGTTAAGTCAAATGAGTGTGAGAGATTGTGGGGAATGGAAATTTTGACGGCCTCTCATTATCATTAAAACATTGTTAGTCAatatattgcatattttaatactagtttaatGTTACAAGGACAAGCCAAAGTGACCATACTGTTTCTAAATGAGTTTTAACAAAATGGCACctattttattagatttaaatAAGTACATTTTTACTAATCGTAACTCAGTTGGAAATCCAAAAATCACATACAATAAGAAAGTAATGtttgttaaattaaattcaaaccAATTATGGCCATGTTCCAATAGAAATGTATCTACAATTAACTGTTTGACTAACAATTCGGCTAAGCAACTAAATATGTTGGTCGGTATTAAATGGTGGTGGAATCATAATTAGAATATGACAACATGAGAAAGGTGACCGATTCCTTTCTTCACCTAGAAATTTATGCGTAATTGCTAAGTGATAAACTCAAATTAACTAAATGCGACCATTTCCTAATATTTACATTCAAAAATTAGGCATTGCAAATTGCAAACCCTAGCAAGTTGCAATGCTATGCATaatgcattattttttaaattatttttgctgTGACTTCAATTAGTCCTACATTATTTTTGCAATACTAtgctttatctttttttcctaattataatttgacCGGTGCCAACATAAATTTTTGACTGAATTAgaactaatttaaatataaattgctAATAAATTGAATCCCCTTTCCATTAAAGTCATTTAACCATATAGTACTATGCATTTATATCCATCATAACTGGCACTggaagtggaaaaatattcaaattttcgcTTGGTCGGCTATACAAGAAATTTTTGACTGAATTAgaactaatttaaatataaattgctAATAAATTGAATTCCCTTTCCATTAAAGTCATTTAACCATATAGTACTATGGCATTTATATCATCATAACTGACACTGGACAAAcaaataaagtggaaaaatattcaaaatattcaaggacaagggaatagtaCGAAAGATACATGGTCGGTAAACCAGGGATCGCTCGGAGGTGCAACAAGCAACGTCAATCCGATGTcggattatgaggtaacatTTAATTCACGTCGAATATGCATGtttatgtgaatatttgatgtgtgttctatagatctatgtttattgcatgaaattggaatcgaatgcataatcacctaaatagatccgttaaggacctgtttgttttccgtgtcttccgatgcggtagtcccaacaattggtatcagagtcaatttttaggctctgattatgtattttattaattgaatttttcgaaaattgtaGTGTAAAAActtgggattttcgaaaataatgcaatacatgttatatgtttataatatgtgttgcatctatgtttttcttgattttcttttcgGATCTATGATATGATGTTCTAGATCGATGATTGAatattgagattattggatTTAAATCCTAAGTTCTCcaaaatattctagatctatgaTGAACAACATTAGATCTATATATTCTAAGTAATATATACTAGAttatatgtttgttgattacatatatgtatgtgtttaagtgaatatgtgtttgaatcaagaaataaagtggtccatgattgaatacttggatcgatgaaagaatattatgaatcttgaattttattcgAGTTTTTCACAAGAATATTCGATATCTAACCAAGTATTCGTAGAtctatagttttatgttcTTTATATGCAAGAAcaatttaaattgctaatagctagatatttaaatgtgcatatttgataTGAACATAAAAGATTGTTACAAATTAAGAAACGGTTAATTAAGATTTGACCGCGATAAATCAAGTTAATTAAGTTGGAAACGACTAAAAGAACACAAGGATTTAAACCTAAGTGTGTTTGCGTTCCGGGCTGTCTTCATCGGGGATCCGACATCCAGATCCGGTGAGGAGAGGCAGCGGTGGCCTCGGCTGATCGGAGGAGACAACAGGCAGCAGCTCCGGCAGCGACTGCTTCGTCTTCGGACAGCAGCGCCGGACAGCCGTTGTGTTGTCGACGGGCAGCGGCTGCACAACCGATTGACAACAGCAGTGACCAGCTCCAGAGCTTGGCCGCTGCGACGTCGGACAGCAGCAGTGGCAGCGACAGCAACTCCATTGGGCAGCGGCAGCCCTGACTTCGGTTGGGGCAGCAGCCGCAGTGTTCCAGGCGACGTAGGGCAGGTGGTGTTGGAGATTTAGGGATTACAAGAAGGAATACAAGAAGAACTGAAACGGAAATTACAACGGAAAATTCGAAACTAATGAACTGTAAAAGGaaatagccgagtcgaggaggcctctttccgcaagacgagatacgccctggtagtgctcttcggattggcgtttcgtccTCAAATATAAAACGGCTACGTCTCTGAtgaagcagcaccgctatcagcagagctccggcgaactggatggaggagatgGCAGAGCTTCGACGGAAGAACAATGCAGAGGGAGAAGGGAGTGTATGATGCAGAGTGTATTCTAGTTTTCTGATCTCGAGAATGCtagaatggctagcctatttataggctcagTCCACTGCAGGGGGTCAACGGCCATAATGGCCGTCATTAATGGGACCGTAACGGTCGTCGGTTACGAGCTGTAACGCTCGGGCGTTACGCGCTCAGAGCTAGAGAGGCTgagtctagaagcttctagattcaTTCACGACGTGGACTAGGCCCAAAGAACAGCCCAAAGAccacccaaagaccaattgccaagatccaaggACAAGGACAAGGACAAGGACAAGGACAAGGACACGGGCACGAGCACGAGCACGGGCgcgggctcgggctcgagGCTCGAGGCTCGCGGCACGCGGCTCGCGGCGGGGCGGGCGGCGCGCGCGTGtgcgcgcgtgtgggctcttacagctcatcttagtccactataattattacatgtaataatccttcttattaaatactagtttaataaggttgaaactttcaatgtgggataattaactctcttaattattccctaatcTCCTCTCGtagctcattaagtttgcaatttttgcacaactttaaataattatttctcactcaccgggaatcggatttgagaaaataaatataccacggtcatctactccgaacgtagatcgacgctatatcatttaattttactaaattaaatgtctcgttgaaattataattggtcaaagtccattgaccgggcatagattccaacagGTGGGAACTGCAGTGGGAGCGTCACGGCGGCAACGCTGCAGTGACAACTGCTCTTTCTCCGGGCAGCGGCGACGCTCGCGGCAGTGGCAGCGGTGGTCAGCAGGCGGCGACGCTGCAGTCGGAGCAGCGCCGGCAGTCGCGAGAGGCGGCAGAAGTCGGGCGCGGCAGCAGCGGCTGCTGCGAGGCCCGTGGCGGCCCAAAatctaattagggttttgggttGCATCGTCTCGTCGTCTCGTTTTCGTGTTTTCGTTTCTTAGCGCACAAGTTATTTATAATTGtggtttaaaatcctaaacctaGAATAATTCTATAACTTGTGGTAAATTGGaatgattaatttgtttaatcaAGATTCTAATTTAAAGAGAATTTTGTTGTCTTCTTTAAAAATTGTCAATTGGAATAATTAGttcaaataaattgatttaatttgttaattagttgattttgatggattCTTTCCATCTAGataatatcatgataattaacataaggaaattcaatatttgattGATCTAATTTCTGGCTTTTCCATAATTGGATggaattttaaagaatattctcgctatatgctttcatgttttattttaaggtttaattgaaattgtcttaattttaattggtgtATTATAGAATTATTTCCTAGAAATATACCTTAGGAAAAGACATaagtttttcaattgttttaaaccttaaaattttgaaaattacatgtataataattggatggattttaattggaatctaattcctagtttgaattttgtctttaatatgatgta is a window from the Salvia hispanica cultivar TCC Black 2014 chromosome 1, UniMelb_Shisp_WGS_1.0, whole genome shotgun sequence genome containing:
- the LOC125201976 gene encoding UDP-glucuronate 4-epimerase 3-like, producing MKHIESPSTPGKFKMEKPPYNRLRLQSSIAKLAFWSLVFIGMMFVFFYRSPSSSNPAPSDRSRRSLTSSYAGPSFEKRVRQSAKPRSKHGMSVLVTGAAGFVGTHVSAALKRRGDGVLGLDNFNSYYDPSLKRARQAMLERSGVYIVEGDINDGALLAKLFDIVPFTHVMHLAAQAGVRFAMKNPNSYVHSNIAGLVSMLEFCKNANPQPAIVWASSSSVYGLNTKVPFSERDRTDQPASLYAATKKAGEEIAHTYNHIYGLSLTALRFFTVYGPWGRPDMAYFFFTKDILKGKSIPIFEATNHGTVARDFTYIDDIVKGCLAALDTAEKSTGSGGKKKGKAQLRVYNLGNTSPVPVGDLVSILEKLLKVKAKRLVMKLPRNGDVPFTHANISLAETELGYKPTTDLRTGLKKFVQWYLSYYVDGKKSSH